One candidate division TA06 bacterium genomic region harbors:
- a CDS encoding nickel-dependent hydrogenase large subunit encodes MGTFVLPVGPQHPALKEPTSFRFLVDGETVVDADLRLGYNHRGIEKGAESRTYVQNLYLLERVCGICSNAHMTCFAQGVEKLMGLEPPKRGLFIRCLMGELERVHSHLLWLGVAGHEVGFDTFFMYTWRDREIVQDMLEMISGNRVNYGMQTFGGVRRDLDEMQIKKLLEGIAALKARTPYYLNLGASEPTLVVRIAGVGKLPKEKALELNAVGPTTRASGVAFDVRQDDPYAGFGEFIPFNIVTDNGCDVLARVVVRAKELMESYDICEFILKNLPAGDFRVKAPRKAPEGETVSRVEAQRGEDIHYIRANGTDKPDRVKIRAPTLANWPSTLYMLRGGFVADIPIVMAAIDPCLSCTDRMAVITDPKGNEKVWNWETLRQYGIDFYRKRGIKL; translated from the coding sequence ATGGGCACATTTGTTTTGCCGGTGGGGCCGCAACATCCGGCCTTGAAGGAACCGACCTCTTTCCGCTTTCTGGTGGACGGCGAGACCGTGGTGGACGCCGATCTCCGCCTGGGCTATAATCACCGGGGAATCGAAAAAGGCGCCGAGAGCCGGACCTATGTCCAGAATCTATATTTGCTGGAACGGGTCTGCGGCATCTGCTCCAACGCCCACATGACCTGCTTTGCCCAGGGGGTGGAAAAGCTGATGGGGCTGGAGCCCCCCAAGCGCGGCCTGTTCATCCGCTGCCTGATGGGCGAGCTGGAGCGGGTGCATTCCCATCTTCTCTGGCTGGGGGTGGCCGGGCACGAGGTGGGCTTCGACACCTTCTTCATGTACACCTGGCGTGACCGCGAAATAGTCCAGGATATGCTGGAGATGATCTCCGGTAACCGGGTCAACTACGGGATGCAGACCTTCGGCGGGGTGCGCCGCGATCTGGACGAGATGCAGATCAAGAAATTGCTGGAAGGCATAGCCGCCCTAAAGGCCCGGACCCCGTATTACCTGAACCTGGGCGCCTCGGAACCGACACTGGTGGTTAGGATTGCCGGAGTGGGGAAACTGCCCAAAGAAAAAGCCTTGGAGCTTAATGCGGTCGGACCGACCACCAGGGCCTCCGGTGTGGCCTTTGATGTCCGCCAGGATGATCCCTATGCCGGGTTTGGCGAATTCATCCCCTTCAACATCGTTACCGACAACGGCTGCGACGTGCTGGCCCGGGTGGTGGTGAGGGCCAAGGAATTGATGGAATCTTATGATATCTGCGAATTCATTTTAAAAAACCTGCCGGCCGGAGACTTCCGGGTCAAGGCCCCCCGCAAGGCGCCCGAGGGCGAGACAGTGAGCCGGGTGGAGGCCCAGCGGGGCGAGGACATCCACTATATCCGCGCCAACGGCACCGACAAGCCGGACCGGGTAAAGATCCGGGCCCCGACCCTGGCCAACTGGCCTTCCACCTTGTACATGCTGCGGGGCGGTTTTGTGGCCGATATCCCGATCGTGATGGCGGCCATCGATCCCTGCCTGTCCTGCACCGACCGGATGGCCGTCATAACCGATCCCAAGGGCAACGAGAAGGTCTGGAACTGGGAGACCCTGCGCCAGTACGGGATAGATTTCTACCGCAAACGCGGGATCAAGCTGTAA